GCTGGCGATTACGTCCCGGAGACTTTCTCGGGAAAACTGAAAAGCTCTCTGGCCGAGACTCTGTCACGCTTCTATCCACTGGCTGGACGAATAGAAGGTGTTTCCATCAGTTGTAACGACGAAGGAGCCGTGTTTAGCGAAGCATACAGCGATCTCCTTCTCCCTCATTTCCTGAGAAACCTAAACACTGACTCTCTTGACGGATTCCTCCCAAAGTTAGCCCCAGGAGATTCTCCAGGGGAGTGGCCGTTGCTGAGTGTCAAGGTCACTTTCTTCGGGTCTGGATCAGGAGTGGCGGtttctgtctctgtctctcacAAAATCTGTGATGCAACCTCATTGGCGATATTTGTTAATGATTGGGCTACCACCACGGCCAAGGGGAAGTCAAACGATAAGGCCGTAAACACTATTGAGTTCGCTGAAACTACCATTTTTCCGCCTCCTCATAAAATGTTTCAACAGTTCCCATCAGAGGGATCTAATCTTGACATCAAAAGTATAATCAAAAGATTCGTCTTCGAACCCTCCAAGCTTGCTGAACTCAGGCACAAGGCTGCTAGCGAAGGCGTCCCTGTACCTACACGTGTTGAAGCTATCATGTCACTTCTCTGGAAATGTGCCACAAGATCCTCACGCTCTAACTCGGTAAGTCAAAGACAAGCGATGATGTCTCAGGCCATGGACTTGCGGCCTAGGATTCCATCTACTCTTTTGTCAGAAAACGCGATCGGCAACCTACAAACAGGTTTCGGTCTCAAGAAAGACGCGGATAGGGAGTTGGAGATTCCCGAAATCGTGGCCAGATTAAGGAAGGCCAAAGAAGGATTCAACGAAATGATCGAAGAGAATCTCCAAAGCAATACACTTGGTCAGAGCTTGTTGAGTTTGATGAACGAAGGAGACTACAATGTACCGGACACAGACATCTACATAATGTCTAGCTAGTGCAGAAAGCCTTTCTACAAGGTTGACTTTGGATTGGGTTGCCCGGTCTGGATGGGTTGCCCGTCAAGAACGAATAACGGCAACTTTGTGTATGTCGTGTTGATTGATTCAAAAGAAGGTGATGGCGTAGAAGCATGGATAAGCATACCTGAGCAAGACATGTCCGTATTCGTCAGTGACCAAGAGTTGCTTGCTTATGCCATCTTAAATCCCCCGGTCTTGACCTAAACAAGACTAGCTACTACCAATCGCACTTCAATATACATCAAAAATTGCACTACGCTGGATTTACTAAGTTCTTGGCTTTTACGTGTTATGGTGTGATCTGAATAAAGTGAACAAAtcattttaatttcttgttgATATATGTGTTCATGACCTTGATCTTGTTTGTACTATATGGTTTATTCATCGTTTGATTTGTCAAATTTGTATTTCcgattacaaattaaataaactcttcaatttttttttaactttttgtttcttagtttCTAATTAATAGGCTATGATACGGTTCATGGCTCTGGTTGTTTCGAGGCTTGTACAAACTAAGCATTTTGAAAACACTGTTCTGACAAACGTGAAATGCCTAAGATATGTATTGATTACTTAATCTAAATGTAGTGTAGCTACGTATACGTACGTGTGCAGTTCAAATGAAACTACTACATCAAGAATCAATTCTACCTCGCGCATTGGCCATCATACACTAAAAAGAGTAATTACTTATGATAAAATAACAAGCACCAATGAAAAACTTGAAGAAATGAGCGAAAGAGATAAATATAAAGGATAAAGATTAAATGATCATTTAGGTACAAAGTGTGACAAAATTAAACTGCTACAATATGTGGGCATATAGTAGAAACAATGCTATACAAATTATTAGCTTACATTATGTGATTGTTAGAACCATACACTTACATTAtgtgattgttagaatcatacaAGTTAggagaagataaaagaaaaaataacatagTGATTTGTAAGGTTggtaaaaagtttttaaaacctcCCGAACGTAGCAAACAGGCTAATGGATGTGGGTGGACCAACAGGCCGGGAATGGACGAGGGATATACTAAGCGAGTTGGGTTCATGGACAATAAGTAAACATGTGGCTTACTAAAGTGTTGATTGGTTCTCCCGCTATCTTCCGCAGGCACTGCATTTGCAAATGTTGCGGTTGATACCAATCATACAAACCGTTTTGTACTGTTTGGAATCGTCGAATTTCAAAAGAACCTTCCTACAAGCAGCAAGTGTTTGTGGATGGTTTAAAAtagcaaaaaataataataattatatatggagtttttatcggttttgagtctttgttttctctcttattttatactttttattgagtcaaagtgtgttttggagttttttgg
The sequence above is a segment of the Camelina sativa cultivar DH55 chromosome 10, Cs, whole genome shotgun sequence genome. Coding sequences within it:
- the LOC104720359 gene encoding BAHD acyltransferase At5g47980-like gives rise to the protein MEAKLEVTGREVIKPASPSPRDRLQLSILDFHCPPVYVSTVFFYKAGDYVPETFSGKLKSSLAETLSRFYPLAGRIEGVSISCNDEGAVFSEAYSDLLLPHFLRNLNTDSLDGFLPKLAPGDSPGEWPLLSVKVTFFGSGSGVAVSVSVSHKICDATSLAIFVNDWATTTAKGKSNDKAVNTIEFAETTIFPPPHKMFQQFPSEGSNLDIKSIIKRFVFEPSKLAELRHKAASEGVPVPTRVEAIMSLLWKCATRSSRSNSVSQRQAMMSQAMDLRPRIPSTLLSENAIGNLQTGFGLKKDADRELEIPEIVARLRKAKEGFNEMIEENLQSNTLGQSLLSLMNEGDYNVPDTDIYIMSS